In Mangifera indica cultivar Alphonso chromosome 14, CATAS_Mindica_2.1, whole genome shotgun sequence, the DNA window TAGTTTACCTCAAAATCCATTATTTAtcggaaaaaaaaagaaaagaaatatgtaGATAGTTTTGATAAATTGTTCAATCAAttatctgaatttttatttttatttatgcttccaataattttatttgtgcttCTTGTGTTATCATTACAGAATTCTTAGACATCACATAATCCACTGTGCCAtgccatttttttattaagcaaGCTCTCTGGCTGCGGGTCTTAATTGTGTGTTTCTTTATAAAACCTTGCACTTAACCATAAACTATTACTAGTTTGTCGCCTTTCTAGTTTTTTGTCATTAGCATCAGGTGTACGTGTGCCAATTTATTAAAGTAACCAAAACCATAGCtccaatttatttgtttgttggGTTTCTATTCATACACCTCCCATGTGAGCTAGCCAAATAATATTTGTGACAATATATAGTGTGTTTATAGCAATTTGGTGAATTTCAGGAAGGGTTTCCTAAAATTGTCAATTGACAAGGTCTGACTGTATTTAAGCATATCTTAGGGGACaccaataattttcttttttccttttgaagtgATAATCTTAAAACTGTTATGGGTTGCTGTATTATTCCCGGCCAGCGTACTGCTTTCAAGCATCTCTCTTAATGTTTTTGCTTATAGCTAAATGAATAGACATTTTTTGTCTCAtgcttattttttgtttctgtctcatttacaaattttagaattacaaACCCACAGGTACAAATCTTCCGCAAagtagaaaaggaaaaaggttaCTCTAGAGAAGCTGTTATGGCACATGTATTTCAACAGCATGTAATGATTATACAAGATTTAGACATGCTCATCAGCCTGTGAAGGAGCAATTAACACAATCACTTAAAGACAGGAAGAGCAATTAGTTCACAAATTTTAAGGAAAAAGTCTTGTAGGAAAATCATATCAATCATTTACAGTGTCTACATCTTCCTCAGGCTTCACAAAGAACTCAATGAAAGCAATTCGACCAGGTTGTTGATATCCTGCATAATCAATGTGCGGGTATGGAGCAGAGGATCTAGCCACAGAAACCAAGTGCTGGACTTTTAACATTCCACCTCTCCCAATAATCAACTTCCTCTGTTATCTTTAGTAGCACTGCTGGGTATATTTGAAGTTGTCGCGTGGAGAAACTTGTTCTTGAACCTGTAGGAGTCAAGGCAAGAAGCATCAAGGTCTGGTTGTATTACACGTCAAGAATCTGTAAGAGACTTCATGGTCACAGTTAAATGCTATCAAAAGATCAGTGTTTCCATAATCCATCAAGGCTATCTGCATACAATATGAGAACTGTTTCTTCTGAAAACAGTTAATTGCTGGTAACAGATGCAGTCTAAGAAGTTGAAATTAAATGATACCTGCAAGTCTCCATGACCTTCTCCTTTGAAGGAAATGGAAGGGGGATCTGGTCGCAGTTTGATCTGAATGCTTGATCCTGGCCACTCAAGGTCATCAATAGCTTCCTTCAGTGCTGCAGACTCCAGTGTAAAAACACAAAAGGTCCCAGGGAAATCTTTAATCCACAATTAAATAGTATTAATATATGCAGTAGCTGTATGTCTAATTTGCTAAAGCCTCTTTTCGTTTTTACAGGTAGTCCATCTCTCAGAATGGTAATCCAAGAACTGGGTAGCTGCTTCTTCGGCTTCTGTCGGGTGgaattctgaatttttttggatttgaaaACTAGGGCTGCAGTTCAACTTTCTTCCCTACATTCCAACTTGACAAAGTCTCTTCAccttaaaaaatagtattttgaaTATAGTTGTGAAGAGGGGTGGAAGGATCCTGGGAAGTCTTTGGCCTCCCGAACCCTTCTTATGCAGTTTTGTGAAAGTATTCCTTGACGCTAAAACTGAGAGGTGTGCTACCTGCAGGTTCAAAATTGTAATCCCATGAAATCATATCTTGTATTCTTCTCCTGCTTTCTGTGGGGAGCTGCTAGCATCTGGTGAATAAACAGATCTGTGAACTGTACTATATGATTGCGTCTGTCGCGACAAGCTCATTATTTTTCCCATTCCTTCCAAATTTCCTCCAcgataaaaacatataaagtagttttctttctcttctcatgCATAATGGCCAATGaagtaatttcaaaaacatattttactaaattatgTGACGAACTCCCTTCATTTGTTTGTATGTTTAGTGTTCTTCTTTATTGAATTTGTATTGAAACTTCAAATTGTctaataattgtaataatataACTCTATTTATGGGAAGAATTGCTATTGTTAATAGTTTGAGATATTTTGACTTGAATTGTTGACTGCTAATTTATGATAATCCAACTATTTGAAAGTTGATGAGATAAGCCTTGAGATCGGTCACCAGACAACTTAACAATCATGGAAGCTTTCTAGGACCTCGAAAACAACTTGTTATTCCCTTGGCCAAGCAGCCTCTTAAACTTCCCAGGTTGCCAGTATAATTAGCTCTTTCACATGGATTTGCCAACGTACATTTACCAGAATCACAAGTTCTTTGTTTGGTAATGAAGAATTCTATTCGAATTGGATTATCACTTTTAAAACCGAATTAATCATATCGAACAAAACAAACTCTAGATCCAGTGATTTATCCCTCAACTATTGAACCAagtaagttaaaattttgattttaatatgttatcaaAGAGACTTGAACTCGTATTCTCTTATACAATGAGCAGAATAACAAAGTTTTTGCTAGTTTGTATCTTGACGAGTTTAGTTGCCAATAACAATATGGctgtttattgtttttctttttgaagcACAGAAATAAAATCAGCGGTTATTCTCATCTGTGCTCTTGATGATTTCTTGtgtatttatacttatatttagtaaaaagaaaagaagatgaaagttcCAGCTATTACCTAATAAAGTATACAATAATACTTCATTGTATTAACGGTAGTAATACGGCAATATATTAATGTGTATAAACAAATTGACATATTAATATgcaattgagtgattttgattaagaaattaaacaattagATTATTCAATCACAATATGACATGTCAATATCATTAGGAAGATTATATATGATAACACCCATCCCTCAACTGAAATCTGAAATCTATCCGAACCTGGATTGCTTTTCTCAGAATATTAACATCAGGGTTACAGAGTTGCATCACAAAATTATTGAGAAGTTGAAAAGCTAAGTATGAAGTGAAATATTCatactaaatttattaaatatgcaTACATTTACGATGACTCatttagatgtatatatatgaatccaACAAAGTATATGCAAAGGGTAAATCATGTAATATGCCCAAAAAATAAgcacaaattaaatatatatggaAATTATGCAAGATGTATTCCACTAGGGATCAATACCAGGCTTTATATTCCAGACTCTTCCAGTAGATGCAGCAAATTATGTTCAGGAGCACTCAGAGATGGTAGAATTGACCGATTAGGTTGCATTGGGCGAGGCTTTGTCCCAACATCTTCTGATTCAAGGACCCCTCCTTCTTTCATAACTGGCAAGTCAGCTCTCCTTCTTATGCCTGTCGAGACTCGTTCCTTCCATATTCTTCCATCCTATCAAAGTATAAACTTGAAATCAGAATCTGAAATCTAACAGTTCTCCCTTAAAAGAACTATGGacataagaagaaaaaaaaactagtacTGCATTATCATGCACGCACCGACACAGAAATGCAACTAGATCTGGTTCAACATGTACACACTGAGACAGCCTAAAAATGTTTTAAGCAAGCGAGGTACTCGATCTACATCTGGTTTAGCTTGAGGCTAATGATGGTTGCTTCCTTAAGCGTGGAATTGGACCGACTATGACTCATGGTGGAAAAGGTGGCTGTTATGCTTGAGGTGGTAATGTGATCAGACTAAGTAATGCTCATGTTTCAGTAGTAAAGTCAGCAAAGTTGTGGAAGAAGTGAATAAATCAAGCAGCTATATTGACATTGCTAATCGTGCAGCAATGATGATGTTGATAGTAGCAGTATAGTGATAATGCTGTGCAAGCAGCAGTTAGTGGTGCAGTGGTAAATTGGAGACTCCTCAGTAGCAGAGGTGACCTAAAACTGGTAGCTGTGGTTGTAGCAAAGATGAGAAAAGTAGTGAAGATTAGTAAACCTCCTCGATGGTGATGGTTATATGTCACTTGGGTGAAATTTAAACCAATGGGCCTTCCAATTTTCACCAACAAATCATCCCAAGGTTATTGAAAACACATGTAGATTAAATAAATACTCTCATTTCTCCATCATCGAACTTACAACATCCATGAGATGCCATCATAGAATGCTTCTGATTTTTTTAAGTATGAAAACTGGTGACATTTACGAAGAAAAAACACTTCCACAGCAGCATTCTTTAACTAAAGCAGGGACGACAAAGTCAATCACTCCAATCTGCTATGACATGCAAATTACATTGGAAAGTCTACCATTGATAACCAATTACACTGTCGATGATAGTAGAATTGAATCATTATCAATCCAGTTGAAGTATTAGTCTTTCGTTAGTGTTAACTTTTGCAACTAAAATCAATATACAATAAATTCATACAATACCataattgtataaatttcaACCACAGAAACCAAAGAAAGGGATAACTTTATATTCACTTCACATAATGAAAATGAAGGCACCACAAGCAACAAAGAACAGAAATATTCTACAACAATAAACCAATTGAAGAACAAATATCATTTCTCGGATTTCAAAACTAAGTGTCTTTTAACAATGATTCAATTGTAGAGggaaaatgaattcaaaaaatacAACTTGGGATACCAAGTGAAATTAAAGTTTCCATTGAAGCTAGCATCCAAACTAGGGCAATCACCATATATCTTCACTTTACAATTATATTCCCATCATTTGTTTGCCATTTCAGTGGCCACAAGAGAATTTTGGTAAAGACTATACAATATGATCCCAAATTAAACACCAAACCTTTCTCTATGGTTCATAAATTATGTAACCATTTCCGAGCACAGAACAAATAGACACATAATTGTGTACTAACAcacattttaaattgaaaagcAACATACAACTTACATTGAGAATTGAGGGTTCAGGTAGAGGACACTGAATGGGTTGATCATTGTCCATAGGTTCAACTGGGTGTTCAACTGGCTTAAATTCCACTACCACTTCAATCCCATGAGCAGCAGCCATAGTTACAGTGGATTCACCTGCAACGTCTGGAGTTGGAGGCAAAACTTCTCTTTCGTCCTGCCCCATGTAATTAAACGGACAAAACAAGCAGCCACttaaaaccaaaagaaaaacagCAAGTTTTCACTTAAAGTCAGACTAATGAGAAACAAACAAAGCCTGCAGAAGAA includes these proteins:
- the LOC123195937 gene encoding uncharacterized protein LOC123195937 gives rise to the protein MVGIFSRFSVGRTGHRRTQSALDEREVLPPTPDVAGESTVTMAAAHGIEVVVEFKPVEHPVEPMDNDQPIQCPLPEPSILNDGRIWKERVSTGIRRRADLPVMKEGGVLESEDVGTKPRPMQPNRSILPSLSAPEHNLLHLLEESGI
- the LOC123196527 gene encoding uncharacterized protein LOC123196527; its protein translation is MISWDYNFEPADFPGTFCVFTLESAALKEAIDDLEWPGSSIQIKLRPDPPSISFKGEGHGDLQIALMDYGNTDLLIAFNCDHEVSYRFLTCSRTSFSTRQLQIYPAVLLKITEEVDYWERWNVKSPALGYQQPGRIAFIEFFVKPEEDVDTADEHV